In Puniceicoccus vermicola, the following are encoded in one genomic region:
- a CDS encoding four helix bundle protein, translated as MTDNRLLDFEEMEVWQNAQDLAVDVYEDFSNCRDFTFIDQIKRAAVSVSNNIAEGAERSTKADFARFLDIGKGSSGEVRSMYRLAERLKFVNADTSTRRCGQCKSISRQLGGFAKHLRRK; from the coding sequence ATGACTGATAATAGATTACTGGATTTTGAGGAAATGGAGGTCTGGCAGAATGCCCAAGACCTGGCGGTTGATGTTTACGAAGATTTTTCGAACTGCCGTGACTTCACTTTCATCGATCAGATCAAACGGGCGGCGGTTTCGGTATCCAATAATATTGCCGAAGGGGCAGAGCGCTCGACCAAGGCGGATTTCGCCCGTTTTCTGGACATTGGCAAAGGCTCATCGGGTGAGGTAAGGAGCATGTATCGCCTCGCGGAACGCTTAAAGTTCGTCAACGCCGACACCAGCACTCGCCGTTGCGGTCAGTGCAAAAGCATCTCAAGACAATTGGGCGGTTTCGCGAAGCATCTGCGCAGAAAATAG